TAAAATGCCTATTGCTGTTCAGAACACTGTTATAGGACGAATAAGCTGGACAGCTACAGGTTTTTTAGACGCGAGGCTTGATGAATTTGCAATATGGAAAAATAGGGCATTGACAAGTTCAGAGGCTTTGTATTTATACAATTCAGGAACAGGTAGAACTTTTCCTTTTTAACAAAAAATAATCATTAAATACCACATAGAATGATAAAATCAAACATTAAAGCCTCTTACGGAGATACTCGTACAGGTTTGAAAGAAGCTTTTATTGAGATAGTAATTACAGGTTTAAGTCTGGGGACGGAAAACGCAGTTTTTCAGATTCAGCATTACATTGTCACAGATGAAAATGCAAAAACATTGTGGCATAGTAATTCGACTCCTATTGATTCGGAAAAGTACAATCAGTTATATCAAGCTGTAGATAATTATGTAGCGGTAAGATCACTTGATTTTAGCCAATTAACACCACATCAATTAGAATACATGCGTTTAAAAATTGGGTTGTTGATTTATGTCCAATCTGATCTGCTGGAAAGTGGTAATACAGTTTGGGAGCTTGAGCCTGAAAATTGGGAGTTAATATGAAAAGCGTATTAGCAATTTTTATAGAGCTTATTATTTTGGCATTTGGCGGTTCGATTTTCATTGTCTTGTTTGTTTTGGGTGTTGTTTATACATTTTTTAAGCACTTAATAAGATTTGATTACTCGCTTAAAAAGCAATTACAGCCAATTATTAGAAGTATAACTCTCGCCTTAGATGGTTCGGCATGTGCTGGAGCTGGAGAATTATTGAATGATGCTTTAAAAATAAAAGGATCAATTAAATACGGAAAATGGTATCAAACGATTTCCGCTATTACTGGACTTATCAAAATTCATGAAAAGGATACCTGGCTTCGCAGATTGTTGGATAAAGTTCTAGGAAAAGATCATTGTGATGAAGCGATTTCTGAGCAAGATAGGTTTTACTATAAACACAATTAATTCATAAAATGAAAACATTTTTACTTTACCTAGTTACCGCAACTTGTTTGTTTTTTACTCCAATAGTTGGGTTATTAATAGCGGTGGGAGCAGCCATAGTTTTGGATACCGCTTTCGGAATTTACAGAAGTATAAAAGTCAAAGGATGGAAATTTGTAACAAGCCGACGTTTAAGTGAAATCATTTCTAAAATGCTTTTATATGAAATGTGTATAATCTGCCTTTACATAATAGACTTTTTTGCACTTACTGAATTCTTTCAAAAATGGTTCTCGATATCATTTTTCGCTACTAAAATATGTGCTATCGTTTTGATTTTTATTGAAGGGGTGTCCATAAAAGAAAATTTTGAAAAAGCTACAGGAAAAGATGTTTGGGCATTAATAAAAAAGGCTCTTGGACGAGCAAACGAAATAAAAGATAGTATTACTGATTTAAAAAACACCGATTAAAATGACAGCATTTATCTCAGCGGGGCATAATCCCAAAGGAATTAAAGTTGATCCAGGAGCGGTAGCAAATGGATTGCGTGAAGCCGACTTAACTGTCGAATTTCGAAATTTAGTAGTGGCCGAACTGCTTAAAAGAAAAGTAAAAGTTATAACAGACAAAGATGACGAACGTCTTGGTGACTATTTGAAAAGAATTAAAACTGGAAGCGGATCTGTTGTTTTAGAATTTCACTTTGATGCGGCGCTTTCGCCAACAGCTACAGGTACTACTTCTTTATATGGAAATGATGCAGATCGCTTAGACATAGCCTTTTCTAAAGAACTTGCAGAAGCAACCTCTAAAATTTTAAAAATAAAAAATAGAGGAGCGTTATCAGAGAGTCAAAGCCATAGAGGAAGTTTGGGGTTAATGCGAAAGGAAGGTATTGTTTCCCTGCTTGAAGTATGTTTTATTTCCAATCCATCGGATATAAAAGCATACAATGAAAACAAAAAAGAATTGGCGGTTAAAATTGCTGAGATCGTTGAACATTATGAAAATTTGATCTGATGAGAAAAGCTCTATTTTTTTGGTTAACAGTGTTTTTAATAACTACTTTAAATTCATGTGGCACTCGGAAAACCGAGCTACATAAAAAAGAAGCAATCGAGAAGACAGGATTTTCGGGATTTTTTAGGAATTCCGGGAATTCCGAGGAATTCCTAAATACCAATTTGAACATTCAAACTGAATTTATTTCCTCTTTGTTAAAGATAGAAGAGATTGATAATGATGAGTTTACGATTGAATCTAAAGACTCGAGTAAGCCAGCAGTTTACATTGATCCTTTTGGGAAAAAGTACTTTTTGGAAAACGCTAAACTTACAAATAAAAAGACGGCTCAAAAATTAAATACGAAGTTAGACCAAGCAAAAAACTCTTCTGAAAGGTTAAATACGAATGCCGAAAAAAAATATGATAGTCAAACAGAAAACCAAACAAATATAAATTCAGAAGGTACATTTAATGAAGTTGATAGAAGCTCACATCGTTATGGCTGGAGCAAATGGAATCTGTTTTGGCTTATTTTATCTATTGCATTAATATATGCACTTAGAAAACTTTATAAATTTTATAAAAAGAAAAATCCTTTATAATGACTTTAGAAGAAGATATTACAAGATTAAAAATACGCAAAGCGTTAATTTTAGGAGAAATCGAAATGCTTTCTTTTGTAAATGATTCTGTTTATACACGATTTGGAAAAATTGAAGCTGAATTATTGATAAAAGAGAAGCAATTGTTAAGGGAGAAAGAAAACGATTTTCAATGAAATCTTTAAAACTTTACATTCCTGAAACTTGGGACAAAATGAAGGAAAAGCAATTTGAAAGGATTGCTTTTCTTTTCAATACTTCAGAAACTAATACTCTATTCTACATAAAGTTGTTTTTTCTGCTGACTGGGGTAAAATGGTGGCAGTTTTCCAGAAAAGCTAAACTCAGAATAGTGTTAAGAAATTATCCTCTTTCAGATTTGCAGAAAAATTATGAGTTTATTTTTAAAGAAAATAATCGAACTGTCTTTCCAAAATCCATAAAATTTAAAAAAAAGAAGTTTTTCCCTCCGCAAAATAACATAGCAGATCTATCCGCTGATGAATTTGCGGTTGCTGATGATCTCCATATCAAATGGAGAAAAACGAAAAACATTGAGTTCTTATATTATTTAGCTGCTGTTTTATATACAGTTTCTAAAGAACGTCCAGTTTTTAACAAAAATAATTTGCATCAGTATGCAATACCCTTTTCGAAGCTTCCTGTATGTAAACTTTTAGCGATTGAACTGGCTTATTTTGGATGTAAAAACAACCTTGTTAAGCGTTTTTCAGAAGCTTTTAAAGAAAATAAAACAAGGTCAAATAAAAAACAGTATGGTTTCTCAAAAGTTATTCTAAGCATGGCAAAAGGAGATTTGTCAAAGTTAGAGTCTATAAAAAAAGTAAATATTTATTCCTTCCTTGAACAATTTGAAGAAGACTTAAAATCAGCAAAGAAATGAGAATATTAACACATAAACCTATAGTTGATTTTCACAAAAATATTTCCAAATTTCATAAGGAATTAAAAGGTTTTTATCGTTTTAATTGGGCGGAGATTAATGGACAGTTTAGAAGTGGAATTTCTACACCTGCATTATTACTAGAAAGTCATTCAGCTGCAATGTACTCGAATTCTGAAAAAACGTCGAATTTTAATGATAGATCTATTTCTTTTTTGATATTAGATTTTACAGGAAAAGCGGATAATTACGAGAAACAAGAGATTGTATTGGATAAATTGGAAAATGTGGTAATTGACATAGCCTCATACTTAAAAAAGCTCAGTAAGGATCGCGATTCTTGGCTTTTTGGAAAGTTTGACGTAAACAATTTTAGTTATGAAAAAGTAGGCCCTATTTTCGATAATATGTATGGATGGAACGTTTTGTATTCATTAAAAAATCACGAAGATTTAACTTTTGATCCTGATCAGTGGGATTTCACACTCTAAAAAACCTCTCTATTTGAGAGGTTTTTTTATGTCCTATTTTAACGTATGCGCTCCCTTTAATTTAGCTTAAAAATAGGTTTATGACGGGCATAATTGATGTATTGAAACAAGAACGTGAAATCACTTCAAAAGCAGTAAAAAAGCTTAGAGCTTCAGTAAAGAATGAAGTTTCAAAATCAGGAGAAACGAGATCAGGAAATGCGGTTAAAATT
This portion of the Flavobacterium panacagri genome encodes:
- a CDS encoding phage holin family protein: MKTFLLYLVTATCLFFTPIVGLLIAVGAAIVLDTAFGIYRSIKVKGWKFVTSRRLSEIISKMLLYEMCIICLYIIDFFALTEFFQKWFSISFFATKICAIVLIFIEGVSIKENFEKATGKDVWALIKKALGRANEIKDSITDLKNTD
- a CDS encoding N-acetylmuramoyl-L-alanine amidase, with translation MTAFISAGHNPKGIKVDPGAVANGLREADLTVEFRNLVVAELLKRKVKVITDKDDERLGDYLKRIKTGSGSVVLEFHFDAALSPTATGTTSLYGNDADRLDIAFSKELAEATSKILKIKNRGALSESQSHRGSLGLMRKEGIVSLLEVCFISNPSDIKAYNENKKELAVKIAEIVEHYENLI